In Triplophysa dalaica isolate WHDGS20190420 chromosome 19, ASM1584641v1, whole genome shotgun sequence, the sequence CCGTGCCGAGTGATTTTccggagaattgtccaatacgGGACTATGAAAAGTTGTtaagaaacagttttatatgttcgaaaaaaactttccgagaCCTGTaggatcgctgggggagtgtatcgagcacagaaatactacgtaatacgccaaACTCGTtgtttgacaagttgaccatgttaagcatgagaagacagcacgtttaacattgtaaagaagtcagaatgcatgacacctCGTTGCAGGAAAGCTTTAAATCAAGAAAAGAAAACTGGAATTTATTTCTAGGTAAGCAAACTCAAGCAATTCTGCTCTAATTCTGCATTTTAAAGCTAAGAAGAAATTAATCAATATGATACGTTTTTAGTGGTGAAGTATAGGAAtatgaaaagcatttttaaaattaGCTTGAACAGAATTGTACAATATATGACtcacatagtaggaaaaattactttatctttttttgttctgttgaactcaaaagaacacattttgaagaatataggacagcaaacagttttcGGCACTTTTTagtaccattgtttttttcctactatgatagtcaatgggtgttgagatctgtttggttaaaagcattattctctgtgttcatcagaacaaatacatttatacacatttggaacaactcgaaggcaagtaaatgaggacaaaattttcatatttggctgAAGTTTCCCTTCAATGGGTTGTATCAATCCGAGGTTTCAATGAGTTTGAAAGTTTTTACGGCATGTACAATCCTTTCAGATTTGTGTCGATCGATGTTGAAGCTCCTTGATCAAATGCACATCTCTATCAAAAAAGACCCGGATACACAAATTTGTATCTTCCTGTTTAGTTTTTTTGACTTCATTCATAATATTCGGCGAGATAATATAAACGCAACACCAAGACGTTGTGAAGGCAGCACAATTGTATTACTTCTTAAGTAAGAAAACTCAACATTTATCAATATGGTAAGACAGAACTGACACAGAATGCTAACAATGAAACTTTTCTGAGTCgtaatattgtgttttatctATAGTTTGAGTTTCTCCACGGTAACAAAGTAATCTatcaaataaagattaaaaagttttgtttctTATCAAATAAGGGTTCTACCTCCTGCAAATCAGTTAAACAATCTGATTCTTAGGAGAAATATGTCCGATTAAGGGAAGACAATGAGGTTTACGACTCGATAGACATAACATGTGGTTTACCCGAACAAGTTCAGGTATGACAAAGACATAATGGTTTTAACATTATATATGATGTTATGTTCTATATGTTTGGAATATGATCTGTAAACTTTTTTCTGATTTCTGTCCAGTGTCAGGAGAACCCCGAGGGAAACAAGGGATTCATAATATATGACATGGAGGCCATTCCTGTTGCCAACTTCCTGTTACCTTCCAAAGCAAAAGATCATGCTAAAGATGAaggataaatataaataacttacaaaagaaaaaacacacaaacaaaacattttttaattaatattttaaattattattattgttgttgttattaacAACAACATTGTTTGTTCAATTGTATACtgtttctattgtgttatggtctccTACAATTAAAAGCAATTCCGAAAACATGGATTTATGGACACTATCTGTAGGATGCGTTTAGTTTTGGATTGGGCTTCATTGTCCATTGAGCAATTTCTGTCACAACCCTTTGCAACCCAACTGCTATACGGCAGCAGTCTTTTATGCTCCAGCCATCAAGATAAACTGTAAAGTTAGCAAACACCTCTGTCCAGTTGGTTTGCCTTAGACAGGAACATAGCTACTAAGGATAATCATGAAAAAGCAttcatgaaaaaacacacagaaacttTTAAAACAGTTCCTTTCTTTACTTACAAACATATTTCAGAGAAGACACATGTAAATGTCAAtgcaaatacacaaattaaGTGACATAATCAGTACCAAACTATCCTTCATCTGTGGCAGATCACTGATGATATGAAAAGTCAAAATGATGCAGAAATTGTCATCATCGATTCcagaaaaagcaaaaaagcTGCATTTTACCTTTTTAAAGTATTCCAGAATAGCTTGAACCCCATTCAGTTCATTATTCTTCGGACCACGTCTATGGTGGCTTTAATGAAAATAGCGTTGTCtctgatataattttttttcttcatctcCTCGTGGGAGATGAACTTCGGGTAGCCGAACCCCAACATGCTGTCATCCAAACAGCCCCCACGAATGCTCCCCAGAGCTCCTGGCTGTGGCCTTTGGAAGTTTTTCCAGTTAGGATCCGGGCTGAAGGTCTCTTTGATGTGCTGGGGTTTGGTGAGCGCCGGGTCACTCTGATCCAGCAGCGAGAAGGTGACGCGGTACGGGAACGGCCATTCCAGCAGCCCGTCATATTCTCCCGGCAGAACTCGAATGTAGATGGACAAATATGAGCCCTCCCCACTGCCGTTCCCATTGAGAAAGGCGGACAGTTGTAGACGGTATCCATAGTTATGGGAATAGAATGGGGGACTAAACAATTCCAAGCTCCCTTCAGTCCTGCTCTTGGTCTCCTGCAGTCGTTGGCTGTAGTTGGTGAGTTTCCAAAGCAGGGTTCCATCCCGGCACCCGGAGAGTTCCTCCACTCCACGCCGGAGTTCCCTGAGCTCCAATCTCTGACGGTTCACCAGACCACACAGAAGAGACAGGTGGGTGTGTGTTGCCTCCTCAAGGTGTTGTTCCACTGCGGTTTTTGGGCACTGTGAGAGGAACGGAGACGAGATGGTCATAATAACAATGCAATTGATGTTTAGATTTAAACACTTTAGTAAATATGGGAAagcatttgattttaaaagttgAGTGAAAGTTACAACTAAATTGTTTGCAGATAAATTCCTATTTTCTCAGCATTTATTtgctctcatgtcattccatgtCCCTATGGTTTTTTTCCTTTCATGGAAAGAAATACAGTTTACTGTCCATAAAATTACAAGTTAAAGGGGGATCTGGACTGTTTTTATACACCATTTTATGTTTGGTTTACCTCCCTTGTATTTCTAAGCAACAcctaaaaatatgaatgatctatttcaatgtttttacaaaaatctacacatttataaaactagGGAACAATGTACTATTTATGAGCAATTTTCCAGACCTGTATTTTGAATTGTACATGCGTCTGTTAGGGTTAATGGAAAATCCGTAAAATTAACAGACCAGTTCAAATTAACTACcgtcatattttgttttttttcagtatatatttttttaaataaattaaatgtagttGACCAATTCAATAACATTCATGTATTGTATGGTTTCAATTTAAGTAGGACCCTGGTTCTAACACATTACACATGGTAATATCAAGATCATACCTTATGTTTGCAGCCAGCCTCTTTAAATGGACAGATCACCGTAGCACCGCTGCACCCTTCCTTTACATGAGCCATGACGCTCTCTCGGGTGAGTCCAGGTGTGCCGCACCTACCAGGGCACTGCACAGGGAACTGTGGACACTGTTGCTGATGATTCTGTGAATTACAGAAGAGAAGCAGGTCCCCTTAAATGGAATTcaaccatgttgtttctacagtagccctaaacggacaaacttctcTTTCGTAAATACGCAAACTCCTTCAGCatgaagcgaaaacgtgacaacatcttagttctgtgtcaaccaccgtagtgcttcgaaagggaggggtaaGAGGTGgactgagccattggttgcaattcacaacctcacagctagatgacgctaaatttcatacaccggACCTTTAAGAAATATGTGTTCCCGTAGCTGAAATGGCAGGTGATCACCAGTGTTGTTCgacaaagaacaaacaaaccaatcaaatctgccaaatgtaaTATAGGAGGAAGACTGACCTGAATAGTGTCATAGAGAAACTCTTTTCGGCAGTATCTGCAGGGCAGCTTGCGTTTGGGGCACTCGGACACGGTGTGCTGGGTCAACAGTCTACGCATCACACGTGCACCACATTTACTCTCACAGTATACACGTTCCTCTGGACAAGCATCCTGATGACTCTGTATGAGCACAGACAGACGgtacataatatttataaatattataaataaaaattgaaaactgTGGGTAATGAGTTAAAAGTAATTCATGTTATTGCATTAGATTACAGTTGTCTATTAAGATAGCATTATACTTACATTTACCATAATATCAGAGctgtttaattgattattttacttACTGACAAGTCAGTTAAAAAATCTGAACCAAACCTGagcaaaacattattttgggACATCCTATTTTGCTAAAAGGCtgtttaaatacagtaaatacatttttgtgtttgtgtatttataactcagtgtataaaacaaaaagtCAATGGAACATACCAATTTAGACAAACGTGTTTATTTactaaatgatataaaaatgtaatcgcAAAAAGATGTTTTCGTGATAGTTACGTTTAGGGTTGTGCTTAGAAAATACCATTAGATCAGTATAAAATCAATAGAAGTATATGGCCAGTCCTTAAAAAGACACTAAATCAAACCTATGTTTATGTGATGGTATTATTCTAGTGCTATAGAGTCTGTGTGTCATCAATCACCTACAGAGGGCGACAAGGCTTTCTTCTTCAGGCCTGTGcattaaaaactcaaaataaagtgttacagCTATCCAagcctgtttttttatattttgattgaCCCCACAATATCAAGCAGTAGGGTTGGATGTCTTTGCAATTATTATCAAAGCGTGTGACAATTGATTCTCTAACACCAGACTAAAACATAAACGATGAGAGTAAGTAAATAATCAAGTGCTCATTTAATCGTGTACATTCCTGTGGTATTGGCTGACCTCATATGCCTCTCCGGTGAACTCTTCAGTGCAGTGATCACAGTGCAGTTTTCTCTTGGCGCAATCGTGCTGCATATGCTCGGGCAGTTCTCGTCTCAGCAACTTCAAAGAGCATCGGTTCGGACACGGCACCACGTTAAACTCACACACGGACAAATGGGCCTGTAATGAATTGTActcattgttattttatataccAGTATGAGTGGACATTTTTATCAGGACCCTGaccatttatttttagttacaGGATCCTGTCACCTGTTTTCTGGTTTTGTGATTCTTTGTGATTCTCCCCCCTAAAGATGAACATACAGCTgttgaaaaaattaagagaccatttcaaagaccattttcagtttttctgaattaactatgtatgtgtttaggggaaaaagaataattttaatttattttgtgaactactaacagTATTTCTctcacatttcaaataaatatagtgagtctattttcctttatttgcagaaaataaacattggagaaataacaaaagcagtagaacagaaaagaagctCTGTGATGCTCTATTCATCgttcatatttactttaaagcaatacaacagtaatatttgtacatttatttattggtgGAGGTTGAGGAGATTCCTCTCTTCGATGTAAAGCGATTTTAGTACCAggaaagcgctatataaatgtaatcaaCTATTATTATGTAGGAAAAGTTGGAAACAATATTTAGGTGATAACCTTGAAtttagttttcatgtgttttgtcatgctgtcagtcgttcacatttctgtttgatggctttgtcactcctgaggtttgaatttgtcgaaattcaacagacactggacaggaatggccacaatacatctaaaaatttggaatggtctcttcattttttccgtgactgtatatgtttgtgtgtgatttttttacctGGAGTAGCTTGTTCTGTGCGGACCAGCGGCAGCCCTCCTCACTGTGAATGCAGCGGATGGGCAGAGAGAGAATCTGCTGTTCCAGCTCCATGTCTGGAAAAATCTAGTCAGAATTCCACGTTAATGAATGTTTGTGTAAGACACACCTTAAAAACACATCAGTCACAgcaatgtctttatttaaacaaaactggTAAAAAAACACCTGTTACACCTGACCAACCACAAATGATGCTACATATAAACATGGCTTATAGACTACACTTAATGTTGGCTCattgacaaaataataaatacgctccctcgctttggataaaggtgtCTTCTACATGAATAAATCTAAATAGCATCCAATACCTTTAGcaatcacaaacaaaaacactaaagCAATTTGTATAGATGTCTTaaagttacattaaaaacagtttaatgcAAAAGAGTGCAAAAGAGTTTAAACTGTGTGGTTATTTTGGTGCAGTATAGCATGACTAACATGTTGCGGTAAAGACTGGTGAAACGGAAATGTGTTCATTCAATTTGTGAGGAGAGTGATGTCAATCCATGTATGATgcagcaaaacaacaaacacataacaACATGACACAGCAACAAAGCAAAGAAGCTAGGATGAGTTACAGTAAACCACTCAAAATACGTGGTACGGATACAAAATACGTGAGGTcgaatttatattttaacatgcGGAAATTTCAGGTGGGTTAAAGATTTATAACAGTGCACTCACTTTGGCATAATCCAATGGCAGATGGTCCTCTGGGCACTTGAACACACCTTCACTATTGatattcaacagaaaaaaacaacaaagttaaaattcagattataaataattcacatGGATTCACACAAATCATTGTTGCACGAGCTATTCAATAAAGAAGCATCATAGTTGATGTAGTGTACTTTCATGCTACACTTTGGTTAACTTTCTACTTGTGCAAACAATAACActcagggctccagactgcgaccAAATGGTCGCATTTTGCGACCAAAATTTGAGAGTGTGCGACTGAATTTTACATCCAGTCGCACATTTGCTACCAGTAAATTTGCCTCCCCCACCCTccgtatttttttatacattaaacgtGGAAGGGGCACGTCAATGATCAATGAAATGAGCAATGAAATAATCAATGAGACGCGAgcgcacacgcacgcaaacacacacacactcgcacacgcacacacacacactcgcaaacaTACTCATGAGACGCGAGCACACACTCGCGTTTCATTGAGTGATGCCTGTCTGTGAGGCGGCCAATGCGTGTGAGAAGAATAGGAAATGGCCACTGTAAGTGGCTAAAATGCGTGGAGGGGGAGGGGCCTAGAGATAATCGAGCGCGCGTAAACATCTGTGGGAAGGAAACGGAGACAAATATCATCACAAcctgatatgtgaccctggacaacaagacCAGTCGTAAGTCGCACGGGTATATTTCTGACAAAAgacgaaaatacattgttagggtcaaaatgatcaatttttattttatgtcaaaaatcgttagtatattaagtaaagatcatgttccatgaagatattttgtaaatttcctaccctaaatatgtcaaaactttatttttgtgagtcgaTCCCTTAATATCGCGaacaaaaaatggtcagaaacatgcctacaaacttaACTCGCTGCTGTCCGCTCTATGAAAACTACCCATTCAAGTTTGCTATCTATGTAAAGTTAAGAGATTCCGCTTTCAAGTTAATCTACTCTCTTCTATGTCATTACaagggtaagccaatagagagtgttaaaacaaacctgtttcctcttagcaacggcctgctatagCGTCTCACGTGCGCAGCGTACACAATCCGTCATGATCGCGCTTCAAAACATGGATTCTGATGGAAGCGCGTTTGCTCAATCTAAACGCTAATGACAGCAATAATTTAACGAACCTAGTAAATGATTGTT encodes:
- the traf4b gene encoding TNF receptor-associated factor 4b produces the protein MPGLDLKFLDRPKRRFYCPLCSKPMREPVQVSTCGHRFCDTCLQEYLSEGVFKCPEDHLPLDYAKIFPDMELEQQILSLPIRCIHSEEGCRWSAQNKLLQAHLSVCEFNVVPCPNRCSLKLLRRELPEHMQHDCAKRKLHCDHCTEEFTGEAYESHQDACPEERVYCESKCGARVMRRLLTQHTVSECPKRKLPCRYCRKEFLYDTIQNHQQQCPQFPVQCPGRCGTPGLTRESVMAHVKEGCSGATVICPFKEAGCKHKCPKTAVEQHLEEATHTHLSLLCGLVNRQRLELRELRRGVEELSGCRDGTLLWKLTNYSQRLQETKSRTEGSLELFSPPFYSHNYGYRLQLSAFLNGNGSGEGSYLSIYIRVLPGEYDGLLEWPFPYRVTFSLLDQSDPALTKPQHIKETFSPDPNWKNFQRPQPGALGSIRGGCLDDSMLGFGYPKFISHEEMKKKNYIRDNAIFIKATIDVVRRIMN